A genomic segment from bacterium encodes:
- a CDS encoding GntR family transcriptional regulator: MPQLDAASPVPLYHQLAELLGSRIQAGDYPLGTRIPSEPELARTFGIGRPTVRQATDVLIRRHRLERRRGSGTFVVEPPEQVDLLSLAGTMASFEKTGLDARTSIVQRVRRVDVANAPENPFAGRKAWSLVRLSRVSGTPVLLETLWLDPERFPGLDKISLAGRSLSQLAHEQFHLTAETADQNFRVALADEGHAALLEIVPGTPVLLVKRRVHFPGAPDAVFVELRCRTDQLVFSQTLGGPVDG, translated from the coding sequence GTGCCCCAGCTCGATGCCGCTTCCCCCGTGCCCCTCTATCACCAGCTCGCCGAACTGCTGGGGAGCCGCATCCAGGCCGGGGACTATCCATTGGGAACCCGAATCCCCTCGGAGCCCGAGCTTGCCCGCACTTTCGGCATCGGGCGTCCCACCGTGCGGCAGGCCACGGACGTACTGATCCGGCGACATCGCCTGGAGCGACGACGCGGCTCGGGAACATTCGTGGTGGAGCCGCCGGAGCAGGTCGACCTGCTCTCCCTCGCGGGCACCATGGCCTCCTTCGAGAAGACCGGCCTGGACGCTCGCACCTCGATCGTCCAGCGCGTGCGGCGCGTGGACGTGGCGAACGCGCCGGAGAACCCCTTCGCTGGCCGCAAGGCCTGGTCGCTCGTCCGGCTCTCCCGGGTATCGGGGACACCGGTGCTACTCGAAACCTTGTGGCTCGATCCGGAGCGCTTTCCGGGGCTCGACAAGATCTCCCTTGCTGGCCGGTCACTCTCCCAGCTTGCCCATGAGCAATTCCATCTCACGGCGGAGACGGCGGACCAGAACTTCCGTGTGGCCCTTGCAGACGAAGGCCACGCGGCGCTCCTCGAAATCGTGCCGGGCACTCCCGTGTTGCTCGTGAAGCGACGCGTTCATTTCCCCGGCGCACCGGACGCCGTGTTCGTAGAGTTGCGCTGCCGAACGGATCAGCTCGTCTTCTCCCAGACACTCGGAGGGCCTGTCGATGGCTGA